The Paenibacillus macerans genome includes a window with the following:
- a CDS encoding ArsR/SmtB family transcription factor, which produces MTTPETSIAEMAETLKLLSDKTRLMIVALLKEQEMCVCDIVDILETTQPNISQHLKKLKTGGIVNETRRSQWIYYALNVGDKPYLNDILNQLPSMKEKMKAHHPNRCC; this is translated from the coding sequence CACCCGAAACCTCCATCGCTGAAATGGCGGAAACGCTGAAGTTGCTTTCGGATAAGACGCGTTTAATGATCGTCGCCCTTTTGAAAGAACAAGAGATGTGCGTATGCGATATCGTGGATATTCTTGAAACGACGCAGCCTAATATCAGTCAGCACTTAAAGAAATTAAAAACGGGCGGAATTGTGAACGAAACCCGCCGCAGCCAATGGATTTATTACGCACTAAACGTCGGCGACAAACCTTATTTGAACGATATCTTAAATCAACTCCCTTCCATGAAGGAGAAAATGAAAGCCCATCATCCTAATCGTTGTTGTTAA